One Coregonus clupeaformis isolate EN_2021a unplaced genomic scaffold, ASM2061545v1 scaf2230, whole genome shotgun sequence DNA window includes the following coding sequences:
- the LOC123488369 gene encoding beta-1,3-galactosyltransferase 2-like produces the protein MSPALMQSGTALSGRLYRRPCILFILVAVAVSLTYTTFTLNWWNDPQQPLVNNHTGKSPDDDDDQVNTRVLANRNGVQWEDPGRYHVAYPRGYKFVMDEPEKCRTGSQAPFLVLMVPVAPGNLASRDAIRRTWGNETLVQGKKVQTLFMLGLPGGSGAQELQEKVNQESRAHHDLLQSDFMDTYHNLTIKTMVILEWLVSRCPEASYAMKIDSDVFLNVQNLVSMLVNPDTPKQNYMTGLVWWHSPVLRNPNEKFFLPYEVIAESEYPPYPLGFGYIMSMDLPKKILGVSPQIKPIYIEDAYLGMCLKRLGISPTEPPSQSLFAVNPLNSYERCKLSTVVAVMTTRVSQLLKYWQEYTRPGPPC, from the exons ATGAG CCCAGCTCTGATGCAGTCCGGTACAGCCCTCTCCGGAAGGCTGTATAGAAGACCCTGTATTCTATTCATCCTGGTGGCAGTGGCTGTCTCCCTGACCTACACCACATTCACCttgaattggtggaacgacccacaGCAACCCTTGGTAAACAATCACACTGGAAAGTctcctgatgatgatgatgatcaggtGAACACGCGTGTCTTGGCCAATCGGAATGGTGTCCAATGGGAGGATCCCGGGCGGTACCACGTGGCATACCCGCGGGGGTACAAATTCGTAATGGACGAGCCGGAGAAATGTCGGACCGGGAGTCAGGCCCCGTTCCTGGTGCTGATGGTCCCCGTGGCGCCTG GTAACCTGGCCTCCCGGGACGCCATCCGCAGGACGTGGGGTAATGAGACCCTGGTGCAGGGGAAGAAGGTACAGACGCTATTCATGCTAGGACTTCCTGGAGGATCAGGTGCTCAGGAGCTGCAGGAGAAG GTGAACCAGGAGAGCCGGGCGCACCACGACCTCCTCCAGAGCGACTTCATGGACACCTACCATAACCTGACCATCAAGACCATGGTGATCCTTGAGTGGCTCGTCTCGCGGTGCCCCGAGGCCTCCTACGCCATGAAGATTGACTCAGATGTGTTCCTCAACGTCCAGAACCTTGTCTCCATGCTGGTCAACCCTGATACTCCAAAACAGAACTACATGACCGGTCTAGTCTGGTGGCACAGCCCGGTGCTGAGAAACCCCAACGAGAAGTTCTTCCTGCCTTATGAGGTGATCGCCGAGTCTGAGTATCCCCCGTACCCTCTGGGGTTTGGTTACATCATGTCCATGGACCTACCCAAGAAAATCCTGGGGGTCTCTCCACAGATCAAG CCCATCTATATCGAGGATGCCTACCTGGGGATGTGTCTGAAGCGGCTGGGCATCTCCCCCACCGAACCTCCCAGCCAGTCGCTCTTTGCTGTCAACCCCTTGAACAGCTACGAGCGCTGCAAACTGTCCACTGTGGTTGCCGTGATGACGACCAGAGTGAGCCAGCTGCTGAAGTACTGGCAGGAATACACAAGGCCCGGCCCGCCGTGCTGA